The following coding sequences lie in one Chanos chanos chromosome 4, fChaCha1.1, whole genome shotgun sequence genomic window:
- the ppm1ab gene encoding protein phosphatase, Mg2+/Mn2+ dependent, 1Ab, which yields MGAFLDKPKMEKHNAHGEGNGLRYGLSSMQGWRVEMEDAHTAVIGLPHGLNLWSFFAVYDGHAGSQVARYCCEHLLEHITSNADFRGGGMVGGEDTGGSAQEPSVESVKSGIRTGFLQIDEHMRAISERKHSADRSGSTAVGVMISPTHVYFINCGDSRALLSRGGRVHFFTQDHKPNNPLEKERIQNAGGSVMIQRVNGSLAVSRALGDFDYKCVHGKGPTEQLVSPEPEVYEIERSEAEDEFVVLACDGIWDVMANEELCDFVRSRLEVTEDLERVCNEIVDTCLYKGSRDNMSVVLVCFPGAPKISPEAVKREAELDKYLQSRAETSKKTNK from the exons ATGGGGGCATTTTTGGATAAGCCAAAGATGGAGAAACATAATGCACACGGTGAGGGTAATGGCTTGCGTTATGGCCTGAGTAGTATGCAGGGCTGGCGTGTTGAGATGGAGGATGCACACACAGCTGTTATTGGCCTCCCTCATGGTCTCAACCTCTGGTCGTTTTTTGCTGTCTATGATGGTCACGCTGGGTCACAGGTTGCTCGCTATTGTTGCGAACACCTGTTGGAACACATTACCAGTAATGCTGACTTCAGAGGAGGAGGGATGGTGGGAGGGGAGGATACAGGTGGCAGCGCTCAGGAACCTTCCGTGGAGAGTGTCAAGAGCGGGATCCGCACCGGCTTCCTTCAGATCGACGAGCACATGCGGGCCATCTCAGAACGGAAGCACAGCGCTGACCGCAGCGGTTCGACGGCGGTCGGCGTCATGATCTCGCCAACtcacgtttatttcatcaacTGTGGTGATTCTCGAGCTCTGCTCAGCCGGGGAGGACGCGTGCACTTCTTCACCCAGGACCATAAACCCAACAACCCTCTGGAGAAAGAGCGAATTCAGAACGCTGGAGGTTCGGTCATGATCCAGCGAGTCAATGGCTCCCTGGCCGTTTCCAGGGCCCTCGGTGACTTTGACTATAAGTGCGTTCATGGAAAGGGCCCCACGGAGCAACTGGTGTCTCCTGAACCGGAGGTGTACGAGATTGAGCGGTCAGAGGCAGAGGACGAATTCGTGGTACTGGCTTGTGATGGTATCTGGGATGTCATGGCTAATGAGGAACTCTGTGACTTTGTGCGTTCACGACTCGAGGTTACTGAAGACctggagagagtgtgtaacGAGATAGTCGACACCTGTTTGTACAAG GGAAGCCGTGACAACATGAGCGTGGTACTGGTTTGTTTTCCCGGCGCACCCAAGATTTCTCCAGAAGCTGTGAAGAGGGAGGCAGAGCTGGATAAGTACctccagagcagagcagagacatCTAAAAAGACTAATAAATAA